The genomic segment AGATTGAGATTGATTTTGGGCTTTGGTGAGTAAATCAACGGTATCGCCTAACGCCGTTGTTAAACTATTGCGGGTTTCCAGATGAGCCGCTTTTTCGGCTTCTAAGGCTTCCATTAATTGATGAATTTGTTCACGAGAGCGATCGCGTTCTAACATTGCTTCAATTAATTTAGCTTTCACCTCATCCAAGGTTTTTAACTGATCCATTTCTTGGCGAACTGCGACCCGCACCTGTAACTCATTCGGAAGCGGAGATAAACGTTGCCATCGTTCTAATTCTCCCCGCAGTTCCCCCACCTGTTCTAAATACCGTTGGGCTTCTTGGCGTCGTTGTTGGGCTTCGATATTGTAGCGTTGTCGCCATTGGTCAGAACTTTCGATCGCCGCATTCAGATCCCGTTGGGTTTGTGCCAACTGTTGTTTCAAGCGTTTAATTTCGTCTAGCCACTGTCGAACATCCTGGGTCATAGAACTTAGGGAAATCACAAATCGAGCAACTTATTATCTTAAGATTTTATCGAATTGCGGGTAAAGTCTGTTAAATCTGATTCAAATACTCGTCAATATACACTTTCAGGGTTTCTAAATTCTGTTCAATTTTCGTGATCAGTTGCGAACACAGAGAAAGGTTCTGCTGTTGTGTCGCATTTTCCAATTGATAAGCCAGTTGAGAAATAATTGTTGCTCCCACATTAGCGCTAGAACCCTTGAGGCGATGAGCATATTGTCGGAGACTCGCAAAATCTTGATCTGTAAGGGCTATTTCAATCTGACTAAAATCTTGATGGGTGCGATCTAAATAAACCGCTAATAATTTTTTCTGAAAGTCTTTTTTTCCGCCAGAAATTGTTCGCAAACGTTCGACATTCAAAGGCGTTTGATCCGCAGAACTAGAAGGAATTTTTGCCTTCGTTAATCCTGAAGTTCCTAAAATTTGGGGTTGGTGACTTTTAGAATGAATGACCTGAGCCCATTTCATTAAAACCGCTTCTAAATCTTCGGGTTCAACGGGTTTACTCAGATAATCATCCATGCCAGCCGCGAGACATTTTTCTCGATCCGCAGGTAAAGCATGGGCGGTCAGCGCAATAATAATCGTATGACGACGATCATGTTCTTGTAATCTTAATTGTCGAGTTGTTGCATACCCATCTAAGAGGGGCATTTGACAATCCATAAACACCACATCATAGGTTTTCTGGCTCAAAATTTCCAAAGCTTCCTGCCCATTATTAGCTAAATCTGCTTCATATCCTAATAAACTCAATTGATTTAAAATCACCTGTTGATTAATGGGATGATCCTCGGCTAAAAGAATCCGTAAGGGGGTTTTGGGTTGGGTATCTTTTCCCTGACGATAGGCGGAAGCGTCTTGACGTTGTTGTTGTAAACTAGATGAAATTTGATTCGCCATTGCAGTCAATAACGCATCAAATAAACGAGACGCTCTGACGGGTTTAATTAAATAACTCGCAATTCCTTGCTGTAACATTTGTTCAGCGAGATCTCGTTGATTCATCATGGTCATTAAGACTAATTTAGTTTGGGATAAATTGCGATCGCGACGAATCACGTCCGCCACATTTTCCCCATTTCCCCGTAATAATTGTTGATCAAAAATTGCCGCATGGTAAGGTTCCCCTTGAGTCGCTGCTTGGCGCAATAAAGTTAATGCTGATTCTCCATCCATTGCTTCATCTAACTGCATTCCCCAGGATTGAGTTAAATAGCGAATGGCTTGACGAATGGTAGCGCTACTATCAACAGCTAATAGCTTTAAATTCATTAAACTCGGTGGAACTAATCGATTTCTTGTCGCTTCTCCCGTCAAGAATTGAGCCGTAAACCAAAATGTTGAGCCTTGACCTAACTGACTTTCAACCCCAATTTCACCCCCCATTAAATTTACTAATTGCTTAGAAATTACTAATCCTAATCCGGTTCCCCCATATTGACGAGTGGTGGAAGCATCCAATTGAGAAAAACATTGAAAAAGTTTTTCCTGACCTTCAGTAGAAATCCCAATTCCAGTATCGGAAACTTCAAACCGTAATAACGTCATTTTAGAGGTACTCGAAAGTTGCTTGACCCGCACCACAACTTCTCCCTGGGAGGTGAATTTTATGCCATTTCCTAATAAATTTAATAAGACTTGACGCACGCGACCCGGATCTCCGCGTAACGGGCGGGGGACTTCCAAATCAACAATAATCGCAAGTTGTAACCCTTTTTCTTCCGCTTGAGTGGCGACTAAATCAATCACGGTTTCTAAACAATTTTCTAAATCAAAATCTAAGCTTTCCAGCTTCATTTCTCCGGCTTCTAATTTAGAAAAATCCAGAATATCATTAATAATCGCTAATAAATGTTCCGCACTCATACGGACACTTTGAACAAAATCCTGTTGTTTAGGAGTTAATTCTGTTTTTAATAATAATCCCGCCATTCCCATAACTCCATTCATCGGAGTACGGATTTCATGACTCATATTTGCTAAAAATTGAGACTTAATTCTGGCATTTTCTAAAGCCGCTTCCCGTGCTTCTACTAACTCATCAATTCGATCCGCCGCAATCACAGCACCACCGATTTGTTCATTCGGTTCATACCAAGGATGAATCGCCCAGCGAATAATACCTTTTGTGCCATCGGCATCATAAAACACATCTTCAGCACTTGAAATAATCTCCCCTTTTAAAACCTGTTTAAACGCTTTTTTCCAGGTATCTGGCATTTTAGGAAAAGCTTCTGGGTATGGAGATTTAAGGGGGGAAGACTGTTGTTTTAATCCAACCAAACCAAAATCAGAAAGCCATTTATCGCTATAGGCAATGTAACCCATTTCTCGATCAAACATTGCCATTGCAACGGGAGCATGGGTAATAATTTGTCGCAATTGTTGACGTTCTCGTTCAATGGCATCTTCTATTTGTTTTCGTTCGGTAATATTTCGACCTGTTCCATACATTAATC from the Planktothrix tepida PCC 9214 genome contains:
- a CDS encoding PAS domain S-box protein; this translates as MNTDFTNSLPKWLKFIQRYRASLIIGIPISSLTIGLVIVAIFQYQSQEARNGVRHSYLVRNQAQELLTQVLTAEMGVKDYALTRQKHYLNIYQETLKNLPSSIKKLKDLVAEKSNQTAQIQKIETAINQSQELLKLYLNTTQSPNPSPNQSLFLQNLLKKTGIQMQITRQDINQFISEEERLLELGRSLQNQQTKLIWISMFVVTGMGIIGSGFAIYLMQKLDQKLAMQIAKTHAQERLFRDTFEQAAVGIGHISLSGKWLKVNQKFCDIVGYSRDELLRCKLFDITHSDDAEAELYLFQKLIDQEIPSYSIEKRYLRKNGSIVWINLTVSLGSWLDRSPYWQGEEKRYGITVIEDITSRKELELERDRFFELSVDFLMIANRDRKLKRVSPSAEKILGFTPQELLQTSFLSLVHPDDLSFVEQTISDENTQEALIVSFETRLRCKDNSYKWIAWNCVRVASSGLMYGTGRNITERKQIEDAIERERQQLRQIITHAPVAMAMFDREMGYIAYSDKWLSDFGLVGLKQQSSPLKSPYPEAFPKMPDTWKKAFKQVLKGEIISSAEDVFYDADGTKGIIRWAIHPWYEPNEQIGGAVIAADRIDELVEAREAALENARIKSQFLANMSHEIRTPMNGVMGMAGLLLKTELTPKQQDFVQSVRMSAEHLLAIINDILDFSKLEAGEMKLESLDFDLENCLETVIDLVATQAEEKGLQLAIIVDLEVPRPLRGDPGRVRQVLLNLLGNGIKFTSQGEVVVRVKQLSSTSKMTLLRFEVSDTGIGISTEGQEKLFQCFSQLDASTTRQYGGTGLGLVISKQLVNLMGGEIGVESQLGQGSTFWFTAQFLTGEATRNRLVPPSLMNLKLLAVDSSATIRQAIRYLTQSWGMQLDEAMDGESALTLLRQAATQGEPYHAAIFDQQLLRGNGENVADVIRRDRNLSQTKLVLMTMMNQRDLAEQMLQQGIASYLIKPVRASRLFDALLTAMANQISSSLQQQRQDASAYRQGKDTQPKTPLRILLAEDHPINQQVILNQLSLLGYEADLANNGQEALEILSQKTYDVVFMDCQMPLLDGYATTRQLRLQEHDRRHTIIIALTAHALPADREKCLAAGMDDYLSKPVEPEDLEAVLMKWAQVIHSKSHQPQILGTSGLTKAKIPSSSADQTPLNVERLRTISGGKKDFQKKLLAVYLDRTHQDFSQIEIALTDQDFASLRQYAHRLKGSSANVGATIISQLAYQLENATQQQNLSLCSQLITKIEQNLETLKVYIDEYLNQI